The DNA window TAAgagaaaatgaatatttttattgATGAATGTTTGATAGAGATTGCAATCTTATTTTGATTAAGACAAAGAAAAATATTTACAATCATTTGTACAAGCTTCATAATCAAAAACAGAAGCTGATTAAACAATTAACTCTTTAAAACATGAGCTAATTCATATCAAGCATAATTAATTGTATATCTACAATTCACAATATCacttaaaacaaatcaaagaatACCCGGGTTGAAAAAATATACCGGGTTTAATAAATTTACCATACATGAATGAATTGTTCACGTGGAATAACTGATGTCTTGTAGTTAGAGGATCCCCTTTCATAAAAATCTTGAAGGACCCTTATGAGAGAACTGGCCTTTTTGCTTGCTTTAGAAGTTCCTTCACTTAGTTGTGAATATAAAGATTCCATAAGAGAAGAACTCTTCACTAAATGAGCAACCACATTTTCTCCTCCATTCATTGATAGAGAAAGCAACAAAGACACACAATGCTCTTTTCCTAATCTTGAAGTAGTTGAGGAAGAACTCATAACTTCAACAGCTACATGCAAAGCTCCGAAACGGAGGATTTCCATTGTTCCGTCGCTTTTCTCTGCAAGAGTTGCTAGAATTGCTAGTGAGTCTGTGACAAGTTCTTCTTTTTCATGTGCTTTTAAGATGTTAACTAACAAAGGAATTGCTTGAGCAGCAAGTATCCTCTTGTGattttcatggttttttaggAGGCCAAAAATTGCAACCAAACCATTCTTTACACTTCGATCAGTGCCGTCTTTGATGAGACTGATCAATGAGGGAATTGCCTCTGGCTCTTTGCCTATTAAGTTACCATGGTCGGCATTTGAAGCAAGGTAAAACAACACTGCTGCAGCATGTTGTTTTGCTTCAATTGTTATCCCTTTGTTTAAGACACCAACAATCATTTCTAATCCCCAATTTTCAACCATTTCACTTCTACTTTTGGTGTATTTTGAGATGTTTAAAAGAGCTGCAATAGCATTCTCTTGTGCTGATGAATCACTTGatgccaacaacaacaacaaaagaggAACTGAACCAGCTTCTACCAAACAAGACCTACTAAAAATGCTTGTTTTGGTTAGAACTCTTGCCTCAAATGCAGCACGGCTCTTCTGTTCCACATTTCCATTGTCAAGACATCCACAAAGAAAACCAGCCAAGAGCTTCATTGCACCCTCTGCAGCTGCACTGCCAGGCTGCATTGTCCTTGTCATGTCCCGATTCCGACGACCCGAATCAGAAAAAGGAATGCCATTGACATTGCAGTACTGTTGAATCAACTTCCCGAGTACCAAATTAGGTACCAATTCAATGCTGCTAAGACTTTTACCTGTCTTTGGACACATTGCATTTCCACTTCTAAACCATTTGAGAATCGAAGAACGATCATAAGTATGACCGGTTTCAATATTAACAGGATCACTCATCAATTCCAAAGAGATTGGACATCGAAAATCATCCGAGTTTACACAACTCAAAATCATTTCAGTTTCTATTCTTGCATCAACTTTCTTACTACTTTTCCCCTCTTCAAAGTCCACAATCTCCATCACCACGCATCTAAAATAACTCATAAACCCCATCAAACTACTTAAAATATccacttttttccttttctttttctcattCAACCACTCAAACTCAATTTCACCATCCAAAAACTTGACCTCTTTATCAACCTCACTCCACTTCAAAACCCCAATATAATCAAGAACACGTTTCAAATCAAACTTTTCTGGAGCAACCCTTTTCTCAAACAGCTTCGAGacattcacaacacacatcaCTACCTCCTCATCCTCAACCTCAAATTCAAACCTCCCCTCCCTCGCTTGCTTCATCAACAACAAAACATCCTCTTTAGCTTCCACAGACACATCAACAGCATCAAAAGGAAAAACATCAAGCGCAGCTGCAACGGATCGGAACAACACCCGAAACATTGTCGCAACCCGACTCGACTCCATTAGCATAAGCAACCTTGCACCTTCTTTGGTTGAATCTTGCATCAGGAAAAGAAGCTTCTGGAAGATGAGATGAAGCTCGGTGAAACAGAGCGTCGCCGGAGATGGAAGATTGGAATGATTTTCTCGGATGTCATGAAGGAATGGTTGGAGAAGATGAATCAAACGAATAGCGTTTCTGGAGTTTCGTTTATTGGAAGAGAAGAATTTGTGTTGGAAATCGGAAATATCGTCGGAGAGAGTGATGAGGGAAGTGAGAAGAGTGGAAAGAGGAACGTTTGCGTATGGATGAACCGCCGGGAAATTGAATACCCGGCGACCCGACCCGTTTGTTGTTTGGATCATTGAAAGTGAAAGAAGACAAATCTGATTATTTGGATTTTGTGTTTGAAGGTTTGTAACGTAGGTTTTGGGTATTTATAGGAGAGGGAATAGAGGGACACGTGTTGGGATAGATTTGGTGTTTGAGATTATGAGATTGTGACACGTGTAGTTTTTGGATCTGGGAAAAGGAGTGTGTGAGGAAGTGACGCGTGGGCGTTGAAAACGGAAAGGGAAGGTGGTTTTGAAGTTGCTTGGAGAGAGGGAGCCGACATGCAGTGATGTTGACAATAATAATGCAGCGTTGAGATcggagaaaataaataaattgtggtTTTGGGTTGGCCAATAATATGGATTTTGGATTATTTAATTaggaaattatttatttttttatatgggTTTGCATGAATTATTAGTCTTGAAGTCAATCGGATAACGATGTAGAGTTGTAGACAGATAGAGCATTGGAATTGTTAGGAAGGATAGATCAAGATTGACAAAAGAGGGAATTGAAAATGAAGCTAATAAATAACAAATCTTTTATTAAGCTTGAATCAAAAGTGTCATATATATACATCATAAAATTACTTCAATTTAAAAATAGTAAGTTCTACAAAAGGAAAATCTATTACACACCAAAATTAACATTGATGATAATATCAAATGTAAACCGATAAAACAGGTCGGATCAACCGGGTCAGTCccataattcaaaaaaaattcagaCTTAAACATAAAATTTAAAGTCGATTTATTATTTGGACTTTTAAATCCAACCCGTTAAAACCCCGATGTTTATCCGGGTTAGTCCGACCGAGTAGCGGGTAGccaacttatttttttaaataataaaaataattaaaaataatgaaatttaatataaactaattagtaaataaaattattatatttattttaataaaaaaaattgatattgttAATCCTACTTTAAATGAAAAGACAAACAATGTTATAagtaaaattgatttgtcttATTCCCAAATGTGCACAGCCTAAAGACATGAAGGAACTCCGTCCCATCTCTCTCTGCAACGTAGTCTACAAAGATAGTTGCTAAAGTTTTGGCAAACCGTTTGAAACTCGTTTTAGACAAGTGTGTGTCGGAGGAACAATCGGCTTTTGTCGAAGGGCGTTCTATCCTGGACAATGCTATGGTGGCTACAGAAATCATCCATGCTCTTAAGAAGAAGACCAGTGGTAACATAGCTCACTTGGCTCTAAAAATTGATATCAGTAAAGCATACGATAGAGTTGATTGGGGCTTTCTTCGAGGCATCCTTCTCTGTATGGGATTTCATGAGAAATGGATTCATTGGCTAATGATGTGTGTGACTTCGGTACATTATTCTGTTCTTGTTAACTCTGATAGAGTTGGACCCATTATTCCAGGAAGAGGActgagacaaggagatcctttgTCGCCTTATCTTTTCATTCTCGTCTCTGAAAGGCTTTCCGCTCTTATTAGAGGCGCCGTCTCACGTGGTGATATTCATGGGGCACATATCTGCAGGGGGGCACCAAGTGTGTCCCACTTGCTTTTTACTGACgactgttttttattttgcagcGAAAATCTTGTGGAGGTTACTAATCTTATGGAGATCTTTAATACTTATGCAGCAGCGACTGGTCAGGAGATTAATCTTTCAAAATCTGAAGTTTACTTTAGCCGTAATATTAGTGTACCAGCACAGGAGGATTTGGCCAAAGTAATGGGGGTGAGGCACGTGTTGGGCACAGGAACCTACTTGGACTTACCGTCCATGATTGGTAGAAGTAAGAAGGCGACGTTCTCTTTTCTCAAAGACAGGGTTTGGAAAAGAATTAATTCTTGGAGTGGGAGATCGTTGTCTAAAGCAGGGAAGGAAATTATGATTAAATCAGTACTTCACTCGATCCCGGCCTATATTATGAGTCTTTATTTGATCCCAAATGGCGTAGTGAAAGATATTGAAAAAATGCTGAATTCTTTTTGGTGGGGGGTGGTCGTAATAACAAAGGTATCAGGTGGATGTCATGGGAGAGGATGACCTGCTTAAAGAGTGAAGGAGGTATGGGATTTAGGGATTTCAAAGCGTTTAATATGGCTATGATTGCAAAACAAGGGTGGAATTTCGTGACGAGACCTACCTCTCTTGTGgctagaatcttcaaagcaaggtaTTTCCCTCGATCCTCTTTTCTTGATTCCAAGATTGGAAATAATCCAAGTTATGTGTGGAGGAGTTTGTGGAAGGCAAAGGATGTGCTTAAGTTGGGTAGTAGGTGGAGTATTGGAGATGGGAGTAGCATTAAGGTTATGTAGGAACCGTGGCTCTGAGAGAAGGGTAGTTGGTGGTTTAATGGTCCCCAGAAGCAAGATGTGTATGATCTTTTTGTCAAAGATCTTATGCGACCCAAAGAAAAACAATGGGATGTGGGGAAGGTGTATCAAGTTTTTGATAGGAGGGATGCCGAAACTATTCTTAGAACTCCTTTGGTGGAGGATGTGGAAGTAGATAGGATGATTTGGCAAGAGGAGAAAAATGGTGAATATAGTGTGAAATCGAGATATAGATTATGGCGAAGGATGCAAAACAACACTCGTCACTATGGTATTGAAGGTAATTGGAACCATCTTTGGAGTATTTTAGCACCACATAGAGCTAAGCATTTGTTATGGAGGATTTGTAGAGATTGCCTCCCGACCCGTTCAAAACTCCAACAACATCATGTCCAATGCCCGATCTTGTGCCCTTGGTGTGAattagaagatgaagatgaatggcaTGTGTTTTTCGGGTGCTTTTCTACTAGTCAAagttggcgggcagcaggtttgtcaTCCTTAATCGAACCCCGTTTACATACTTTTCATGATGCTAAATCCCTTATTTTGGATGTTTGTAGTCGTGAGGACCGTAGGGATGCGGGTAGATTTGCGGTTTTGCTTGAGACTCTTTGGAGAAGTAGGAATAATGTGGTGTGGCAAGATACTCGTGAAGATGCTATGCAGATTGGTTTACAAGCCTATCACAATTGGTACGATTGGTTTCTAGCCAGAGAGAAGCATGAGCCTACCGTTACTACTAATAGTTCAGAGGGTTGGATTCCGGCTACGGTTAATCAAGTGAAGTGAAATGTTGACGCAGCTTTCAATAAGGTATGTGGTTCTACCAATAGAGGTTGGTGCTTTAGGGACCATTTGGGGAGATTTATCACAGGAGGGGTGGCTTGGGATGTGGGTTCTCTTTCCGTCATTGAAGCTGAAGCCATCGCTTTGAAGGAAGCAGTTC is part of the Vicia villosa cultivar HV-30 ecotype Madison, WI linkage group LG2, Vvil1.0, whole genome shotgun sequence genome and encodes:
- the LOC131650798 gene encoding U-box domain-containing protein 18-like → MIQTTNGSGRRVFNFPAVHPYANVPLSTLLTSLITLSDDISDFQHKFFSSNKRNSRNAIRLIHLLQPFLHDIRENHSNLPSPATLCFTELHLIFQKLLFLMQDSTKEGARLLMLMESSRVATMFRVLFRSVAAALDVFPFDAVDVSVEAKEDVLLLMKQAREGRFEFEVEDEEVVMCVVNVSKLFEKRVAPEKFDLKRVLDYIGVLKWSEVDKEVKFLDGEIEFEWLNEKKKRKKVDILSSLMGFMSYFRCVVMEIVDFEEGKSSKKVDARIETEMILSCVNSDDFRCPISLELMSDPVNIETGHTYDRSSILKWFRSGNAMCPKTGKSLSSIELVPNLVLGKLIQQYCNVNGIPFSDSGRRNRDMTRTMQPGSAAAEGAMKLLAGFLCGCLDNGNVEQKSRAAFEARVLTKTSIFSRSCLVEAGSVPLLLLLLASSDSSAQENAIAALLNISKYTKSRSEMVENWGLEMIVGVLNKGITIEAKQHAAAVLFYLASNADHGNLIGKEPEAIPSLISLIKDGTDRSVKNGLVAIFGLLKNHENHKRILAAQAIPLLVNILKAHEKEELVTDSLAILATLAEKSDGTMEILRFGALHVAVEVMSSSSTTSRLGKEHCVSLLLSLSMNGGENVVAHLVKSSSLMESLYSQLSEGTSKASKKASSLIRVLQDFYERGSSNYKTSVIPREQFIHVW